In Longimicrobiales bacterium, a single genomic region encodes these proteins:
- a CDS encoding cupin domain-containing protein yields the protein MADTTHYSWSDVTLERVTDKLDRKLITGDGMMLAQVFLKQGCIVPKHQHHNEQLTWIMEGALRFWIGEDESEEVVVRAGEVLHIPSNVWHKAEALEDTLDIDIFNPPREDWLNHTDSYFHRK from the coding sequence ATGGCCGACACGACACACTACAGCTGGTCTGACGTCACGCTGGAGCGCGTGACGGACAAGCTCGATCGCAAGCTGATCACCGGCGACGGGATGATGCTCGCCCAGGTATTCCTGAAGCAGGGGTGCATCGTCCCGAAGCATCAGCATCACAACGAGCAGCTCACATGGATCATGGAGGGCGCGCTGCGTTTCTGGATCGGCGAGGACGAGTCGGAGGAAGTGGTCGTGCGGGCGGGTGAGGTGCTGCATATCCCGTCGAACGTGTGGCACAAGGCGGAAGCGCTCGAGGACACGCTCGACATCGACATCTTCAATCCGCCGCGCGAGGACTGGCTGAACCACACGGACTCCTACTTCCACCGGAAGTAA
- a CDS encoding SDR family oxidoreductase, giving the protein MDLGLRGKVALVAGSSRGLGRAVAEELAREGCALVLCSRDEDVIGGVAREISTDLGGDALAVRANLTDPEDIERLLRAAQDRFGRIDVLVTNTGGPPAGPFESHTPEVWRDAIAQNLESVLNLARGVLPQMKKRQWGRIVNITSIAVKQPVEGLILSNAVRAAVTGFARTLANEVAPQGITVNNVMPGYTRTERLVHLAEHNAERRGSTVDDAYAAWEKEIPMGRLGEPEELAALVAFLASQRASYITGTSIPVDGGWIRALY; this is encoded by the coding sequence ATGGATCTGGGACTGCGCGGCAAGGTCGCGCTCGTAGCGGGATCCAGCCGGGGACTCGGTCGTGCGGTTGCGGAGGAGCTCGCGCGCGAAGGCTGTGCGCTCGTGCTCTGCTCGCGTGACGAGGATGTGATCGGCGGCGTCGCGCGCGAGATCTCGACTGACCTCGGCGGTGACGCGCTGGCAGTACGGGCGAACCTCACGGACCCTGAAGACATCGAGCGACTGCTGCGCGCGGCGCAGGACCGGTTCGGCCGCATCGATGTGCTGGTGACGAACACCGGCGGGCCGCCCGCCGGTCCCTTCGAAAGTCACACGCCGGAGGTATGGCGCGACGCGATCGCGCAGAACCTCGAGAGCGTTCTCAACCTGGCGCGCGGCGTGCTGCCGCAGATGAAGAAGCGGCAGTGGGGCCGCATCGTGAACATCACGTCCATCGCGGTGAAGCAGCCGGTCGAGGGGCTGATCCTGTCGAACGCAGTGCGCGCGGCAGTCACCGGCTTTGCGCGCACGCTCGCGAATGAAGTCGCACCGCAGGGCATCACGGTCAATAACGTCATGCCCGGCTATACCCGCACGGAACGGCTGGTCCACCTCGCCGAGCACAATGCGGAGAGGCGCGGCAGCACCGTCGATGACGCCTACGCGGCGTGGGAGAAGGAGATCCCGATGGGGCGCCTCGGTGAGCCGGAGGAGCTCGCGGCGCTCGTCGCATTCCTGGCGTCGCAGCGTGCGTCATACATTACCGGCACGTCCATCCCCGTGGATGGAGGCTGGATCCGCGCGCTCTACTAG
- a CDS encoding cobalamin-binding protein — translation MRIASFLASGTEICVALGLQESVVAISHECDWPPDVLDRPRLSRPRFDPAGLSSGEIDRALRHAMQEHGSVYEIDEDLLTQLAPDIVLTQAVCEVCAVPTPGVRELIARRELPAQVVSLDAHTVRDILDSIVQVGAVTGTSGEAADVVADIEARIERVRQAVASAARPRVLALEWLDPPFAPGHWVPEMIDLAGGANLVGTAGSHSTETTWEALGGLDPDVLLIMPCGYGLEATKRDAESARERLHDAAPRAIDSRHAFVVDGSAYFNRSGPRFINGIEILAGLLHPELFAAPPDDTAEIWT, via the coding sequence GTGAGAATCGCATCCTTCCTGGCCAGCGGCACGGAGATCTGCGTCGCGCTCGGTCTGCAGGAGTCGGTGGTCGCGATCTCGCACGAGTGCGACTGGCCGCCGGACGTGCTCGACCGTCCGCGTCTCAGCCGCCCGCGTTTCGATCCGGCGGGCCTGAGCAGCGGCGAGATCGACAGGGCGCTGCGTCACGCGATGCAGGAGCACGGCAGCGTCTACGAGATCGACGAGGACCTCCTGACACAGCTCGCGCCCGATATCGTCCTGACGCAGGCGGTCTGCGAAGTCTGTGCAGTGCCGACGCCCGGCGTACGCGAATTGATTGCGCGACGTGAGTTGCCTGCGCAGGTCGTGTCCCTCGATGCGCATACAGTGCGCGATATCCTCGACAGCATAGTGCAGGTCGGCGCGGTGACGGGCACGTCAGGCGAGGCGGCGGACGTGGTTGCGGACATCGAGGCGCGGATCGAACGCGTGAGGCAGGCGGTGGCGTCCGCAGCCCGGCCGCGCGTGCTCGCACTGGAGTGGCTGGACCCGCCGTTCGCGCCCGGTCACTGGGTGCCGGAGATGATCGATCTGGCCGGCGGCGCGAACCTCGTCGGCACGGCCGGCTCTCACTCGACGGAGACGACGTGGGAAGCGCTCGGCGGGCTCGACCCCGACGTGCTCCTGATCATGCCGTGCGGCTACGGCCTCGAGGCAACGAAACGCGACGCCGAGTCCGCCCGCGAGCGACTGCATGATGCAGCACCGCGCGCGATTGACTCGCGGCATGCATTCGTCGTCGATGGCTCCGCATACTTCAATCGCAGCGGCCCCCGCTTCATCAACGGCATCGAGATCCTCGCCGGCCTGCTGCATCCCGAGTTGTTTGCCGCACCGCCGGACGATACCGCGGAAATCTGGACCTGA
- a CDS encoding amidase: MSLDRRTFMAYFGTAGLSTTLLPGVLWGMAQEQETVTKEMVAQAEAIAGLEFTDEEREDIARGLSRSVRNYERLREVRLPNAVPPAVQFDPVLPGMSLPSERRPIRYTRESAVRRPANLEEVAFWPVTKLAELVRSRQVLPSELTEMYLARIRRYDPQLHAVVTLTADRARAQAARLDAELHEGEYRGPLHGIPWGAKDLLATRGYPTTWGASPYREQVLDLDATVVERLDAAGAVLIAKLTMGALAQGDRWFGGMTRNPWNPEEGSSGSSAGPGSATAAGLVGFAIGTETLGSIVSPATRNGVTGLRPTFGRVSRHGAMALSWSMDKIGPMCRSVEDCALVLDAIHGADGHDPVVRDVPFNWDAERPLSEIRIGWFRSAFERTNDEGERNEFDAAALAAMRHIVPNMIEVELPVDEYPLQAVSGSVLGVEAAAAFDELTRSNRDELLVPEPERSSWPGTFRNARFVPAVEYINANRVRTLVMEAMDRALRDVDVIITPNNILLLTNLTGHPQVSMPAGFTDRRDARVPVSAQFIGRLFGEADMLRVAKAWQDATGHHLEVPPAFAM; the protein is encoded by the coding sequence ATGTCGCTCGACCGTCGCACGTTCATGGCGTACTTCGGCACTGCCGGTCTCTCCACCACTCTGCTGCCCGGCGTGCTGTGGGGCATGGCGCAGGAGCAGGAGACGGTCACGAAGGAGATGGTCGCCCAGGCTGAGGCGATCGCCGGCCTCGAGTTCACGGACGAGGAGCGCGAGGACATCGCGCGCGGACTCTCACGCAGCGTCCGCAATTACGAGCGTCTCCGCGAGGTGCGACTGCCGAATGCGGTTCCACCCGCCGTGCAGTTCGATCCCGTCCTGCCAGGCATGAGTCTGCCTTCCGAGCGGCGCCCGATACGATACACGCGTGAATCCGCGGTACGTCGGCCGGCGAACCTGGAGGAGGTGGCGTTCTGGCCGGTCACGAAGCTGGCGGAGCTTGTGCGGTCGCGGCAGGTGCTGCCGAGTGAGCTGACGGAGATGTACCTCGCGCGGATCAGACGCTACGATCCACAGCTGCACGCCGTCGTGACACTGACGGCGGACCGTGCTCGCGCGCAGGCCGCGCGGCTCGACGCGGAGCTGCACGAGGGCGAGTATCGCGGACCGCTACACGGAATCCCCTGGGGCGCGAAGGATCTGCTCGCAACGCGAGGCTATCCGACGACGTGGGGTGCGTCACCGTATCGCGAGCAGGTGCTCGACCTGGACGCGACCGTAGTCGAGCGCCTCGACGCGGCCGGCGCCGTGCTCATTGCCAAGCTCACGATGGGAGCACTCGCGCAGGGCGATCGCTGGTTTGGCGGCATGACGAGAAACCCGTGGAATCCCGAGGAGGGCTCGAGCGGCTCCTCGGCAGGGCCCGGGTCGGCGACGGCGGCAGGTCTGGTCGGCTTCGCGATCGGCACTGAGACACTCGGGTCCATCGTGTCGCCCGCCACGCGCAACGGCGTGACCGGCCTGCGCCCCACGTTCGGCCGGGTCAGCCGTCACGGTGCCATGGCACTGTCGTGGAGCATGGACAAGATCGGTCCGATGTGCAGGAGCGTGGAGGACTGCGCGCTCGTGCTCGATGCGATACACGGAGCGGACGGTCACGATCCCGTCGTGCGCGATGTGCCGTTCAACTGGGACGCGGAACGCCCGCTCTCCGAGATCCGCATTGGCTGGTTCCGTTCGGCGTTCGAGCGCACGAACGATGAAGGTGAGCGCAACGAGTTCGACGCGGCCGCGCTCGCCGCGATGCGGCACATCGTCCCGAACATGATCGAGGTCGAGCTGCCTGTCGACGAGTACCCGCTCCAGGCGGTCTCCGGATCCGTCCTCGGTGTCGAGGCCGCCGCCGCGTTCGACGAGCTGACGCGCAGCAACCGCGACGAGCTGCTCGTGCCGGAGCCGGAACGCAGCTCCTGGCCGGGCACGTTCCGCAATGCACGGTTCGTCCCCGCCGTCGAATACATCAATGCCAATCGTGTTCGGACTCTCGTCATGGAAGCGATGGACAGGGCATTGCGCGACGTCGATGTGATCATCACACCGAACAACATCCTGCTGCTCACCAACCTGACGGGACACCCGCAGGTGTCGATGCCCGCGGGCTTCACCGACCGCAGGGACGCGCGCGTGCCCGTCAGCGCCCAGTTCATCGGCAGGCTCTTCGGCGAGGCTGACATGCTGCGTGTGGCGAAAGCGTGGCAGGATGCCACGGGGCATCATCTCGAGGTGCCGCCTGCCTTCGCGATGTGA
- a CDS encoding arginine deiminase-related protein, with translation MAGSEPDRHPDSMSPAGRGAQPASAAQASAGRLIALTRPVSETMAACELTHLEREPIDIARARAQHAEYVRALAEVGCHVIEVAAADHLPDAVFVEDTALVLDEVAIVTRPGAATRRAETAAVAGELTRHRTVVQMPGPAALDGGDVLRIGRTLYVGTSGRTSDDGVAWLRETVAPLGYRVAAVRPTGCLHLKTAVTAIAPDLLLINTQWVDPSCFDGMRTLEIARDEPFAANALLIGERVIYPAAFEQTARLLREAGIDVLGVDVSELAKAEGGVTCCSIVFDVAS, from the coding sequence GTGGCAGGGTCGGAGCCTGACCGTCACCCCGACTCCATGAGTCCCGCCGGCCGCGGCGCACAGCCGGCGTCCGCGGCACAGGCGTCGGCAGGCCGCCTCATCGCACTGACCCGGCCGGTAAGCGAGACAATGGCGGCGTGCGAGCTGACGCATCTGGAGCGCGAGCCGATCGACATCGCGCGCGCGCGCGCACAGCACGCCGAGTACGTACGGGCGCTGGCTGAAGTGGGCTGTCATGTGATCGAGGTGGCGGCGGCGGACCATCTGCCCGACGCTGTGTTCGTCGAGGACACAGCGCTCGTGCTCGACGAAGTCGCCATCGTTACCAGACCTGGCGCAGCAACGCGACGCGCGGAGACCGCGGCCGTTGCAGGAGAGCTCACTCGACACCGGACGGTCGTGCAGATGCCGGGTCCGGCCGCACTGGACGGCGGCGATGTGCTCCGCATCGGCCGCACGCTGTACGTCGGCACCTCAGGCCGCACCAGCGACGACGGCGTCGCATGGCTGCGGGAAACTGTGGCGCCGCTCGGATACCGCGTCGCTGCCGTCCGGCCGACCGGCTGCCTCCACCTCAAGACCGCCGTTACCGCGATTGCCCCTGACCTGCTGCTCATCAACACGCAGTGGGTCGATCCATCGTGTTTCGACGGGATGCGAACCCTGGAGATCGCCCGGGACGAGCCGTTCGCTGCGAACGCACTGCTGATCGGTGAGCGCGTGATATACCCGGCAGCCTTCGAACAGACGGCGCGACTACTGCGCGAGGCGGGCATCGATGTGCTGGGCGTCGACGTGTCCGAACTGGCAAAGGCGGAAGGCGGCGTGACGTGCTGCAGCATCGTCTTCGACGTCGCCAGTTAG
- a CDS encoding branched-chain amino acid transaminase codes for MIREAEWIWRDGKVIQWRDANVHLLSLAVQFGSSVFEGVRCYDTPRGPAIFRWSEHLRRLYDSCRIYRMEPKWSAGELTAATADLIVRNGLDSCYIRPMVLRGYGDAGMLPGVSPVETFIACWPWGTYLGDGALENGVDVCVSTWQRPAPNTFPALAKAAGHYNNAQLIKMEAAENGYVEAIALAPNGLVSEGSGQNVFLVRDGVLRTTGVDGTILNGITRASIITLARDLGITVEQGAIPREMLYTADEAFFTGTAAEVTPIRSVDRITVGAGKAGPVTRALQQKFLDIVHGRVPDEHGWLTYVADAADSDATRDAGAATEPQAAR; via the coding sequence ATGATTCGTGAAGCGGAGTGGATCTGGCGCGACGGCAAGGTGATACAGTGGCGCGACGCCAACGTTCACCTGCTGTCCCTCGCGGTGCAGTTCGGCTCGTCCGTGTTCGAGGGCGTCCGCTGCTACGACACGCCGCGCGGACCGGCGATCTTCCGCTGGTCCGAACACCTGCGCCGCCTGTACGATTCCTGCCGCATCTACCGCATGGAGCCGAAGTGGTCGGCCGGGGAGCTGACCGCTGCCACCGCGGATCTCATCGTTCGCAACGGTCTGGACTCGTGCTACATCCGGCCCATGGTGCTGCGCGGCTACGGCGACGCGGGCATGCTGCCCGGCGTCTCACCGGTGGAGACATTCATCGCGTGCTGGCCGTGGGGTACCTACCTGGGCGATGGCGCGCTCGAGAACGGCGTCGACGTCTGCGTTTCGACGTGGCAGCGGCCGGCGCCCAACACGTTCCCCGCCCTCGCCAAGGCGGCCGGCCACTACAACAACGCGCAGCTGATCAAGATGGAGGCGGCCGAGAACGGCTATGTCGAGGCGATCGCGCTCGCGCCGAACGGGCTCGTGAGCGAGGGCAGCGGGCAGAACGTGTTCCTCGTGCGCGACGGTGTGCTGCGCACCACCGGAGTGGATGGCACGATCCTGAACGGTATCACACGCGCCTCGATCATCACGCTCGCGCGTGACCTCGGCATCACGGTCGAGCAGGGCGCCATTCCGCGCGAGATGCTGTACACTGCCGACGAGGCCTTCTTCACGGGGACGGCCGCCGAGGTGACGCCGATCCGGAGCGTGGACCGTATCACGGTCGGCGCCGGCAAAGCGGGCCCGGTCACGCGGGCGTTGCAGCAGAAGTTCCTCGACATCGTTCACGGTCGCGTGCCGGACGAGCACGGCTGGCTCACGTACGTGGCGGATGCGGCGGATAGTGACGCCACGCGCGACGCCGGCGCGGCCACTGAGCCGCAGGCGGCGCGGTGA
- a CDS encoding YqaA family protein, with protein sequence MNQTTTTPPPQSRNPVRRLYDWMLAWADHKSGPAALGILSFAESSFFPIPPDPLLLALCLGKPRKALLFGAICTLGSVLGGMFGYLLGSLLWSGISDFFFTYIPGVTPEAFATVQDWYQRWGFWAVFLAGFTPLPYKVFTLASGVFAISFPVFVIASGISRGLRFFAEAALVYFYGPPIQRFIDRHFNRLAWAFGALIILGFLALRLLH encoded by the coding sequence ATGAATCAGACAACCACGACGCCGCCGCCGCAAAGCCGCAATCCGGTGCGCCGGCTCTACGACTGGATGCTGGCGTGGGCCGATCACAAGAGCGGCCCCGCTGCGCTCGGCATTCTTTCCTTCGCCGAGTCCTCATTCTTTCCGATCCCGCCGGATCCCCTGCTGCTGGCCCTCTGCCTCGGCAAGCCGCGCAAGGCGCTGCTGTTCGGCGCAATCTGCACGCTCGGCTCGGTGCTCGGCGGCATGTTCGGCTACCTGCTCGGATCACTGCTGTGGAGCGGGATCAGCGACTTCTTCTTCACCTACATACCCGGCGTGACGCCCGAGGCGTTCGCGACCGTCCAGGACTGGTACCAGCGCTGGGGCTTCTGGGCCGTGTTCCTCGCGGGCTTCACACCACTGCCCTACAAGGTGTTCACGCTGGCGTCCGGCGTATTCGCGATCTCCTTCCCCGTGTTCGTCATCGCGAGCGGCATCTCGCGCGGCCTCCGCTTCTTCGCGGAAGCCGCGCTCGTCTACTTCTACGGTCCGCCGATCCAGCGTTTCATCGATCGCCACTTCAACAGGCTGGCGTGGGCCTTCGGCGCGCTGATCATCCTGGGCTTCCTGGCGCTGCGATTGCTGCATTGA
- a CDS encoding C39 family peptidase — MGTKPEVLATEGPKLRRLIVRTEDRTEATEIARELPVHRFLQPDDVTCGPTCLRKVYDFYGFDIDMDSVVDAIERNEDGGTLAVFLGMAAMRRGLRARIYSYDLQIFDPTWTHLPREELIRKIRARSPYLTDSKRRGAAVAYVRYLEKGGELAFDELTPALLKSIIDRGHPVLAGLSATYLYGFARERWDEVDGKLVDDDVAGEPTGHFIVVSGYDQWGRRLTVLDPSEHVPATPDGRLIVSAERLINSILLGDVTYDAVLLELWPAEDHEESA; from the coding sequence ATGGGAACGAAGCCGGAGGTACTCGCGACGGAGGGGCCGAAGCTGCGCCGCCTCATCGTACGCACGGAGGACAGGACGGAGGCCACCGAGATCGCGCGCGAGCTGCCGGTGCACCGATTCCTGCAGCCGGACGATGTGACGTGCGGTCCGACGTGCCTGCGGAAGGTCTACGACTTCTATGGCTTCGACATCGACATGGACTCGGTAGTCGACGCGATCGAGCGCAACGAGGACGGCGGCACGCTCGCGGTGTTCCTCGGCATGGCCGCGATGCGACGGGGCCTGCGTGCCCGCATCTACTCCTACGACCTGCAGATCTTCGATCCGACCTGGACCCATCTGCCGCGCGAGGAGCTGATCAGGAAGATCCGCGCGCGCTCGCCGTATCTGACGGATTCCAAGCGCCGGGGCGCGGCCGTTGCATACGTGAGGTACCTGGAAAAGGGCGGCGAGCTGGCGTTCGATGAGCTGACGCCGGCGCTGCTCAAGTCCATCATCGATCGCGGCCATCCGGTGCTCGCCGGACTGTCGGCGACGTATCTGTACGGCTTCGCGCGCGAGCGCTGGGACGAAGTAGACGGAAAACTTGTCGATGACGACGTGGCCGGTGAGCCGACCGGCCACTTCATCGTCGTGAGTGGTTACGATCAGTGGGGGCGGCGTCTGACCGTGCTCGATCCGTCGGAACACGTACCGGCGACGCCGGACGGCCGGCTGATCGTGAGTGCGGAGCGCCTGATCAATTCGATACTGCTGGGCGATGTGACGTATGACGCCGTGCTGCTCGAGCTGTGGCCGGCGGAAGATCACGAGGAGTCTGCTTGA
- a CDS encoding glutamate-cysteine ligase family protein: MSRRRVLVVVTERGDADGVPDALVTTAQGYIEAGETAADPNTLIINLCRTLGYGSDGYYVSLLADARGQQVLPRLETSAGLAEPYSRFRALQEAGIATLDAGEMAVRWRRAGISWDEDSDAAAEGFGPLPLIRENGHCRPAGDDEVEDIIACIGTTPDPRFQAIAAGVYRVWPAPLLRIRVVREQSLWKVAGVMPASPDTLDDEQRRQLVDAVTGDVPALRRGGTVERDTIRASIAVLLDPADPFTASSTETIDRLEQVAATMNVHVARIDASELRRLPEYDALFIRSLTGVTLPSFQFALRAEALDMPVIDDSQSIIRCGNKVFLEELLRREGLPLPKTRIITQHSPWSMLEELGLPFVIKSPDGSFSAGVHKIATREDYEQRAGELLAHSPLLIAQEWLPTGFDWRITVLDGQLLFAARYYMARDHWQIRTEEGGVERYGKVEAVARDEAPAAIVDVALRAARLIGRGIYGVDLKETANGPVVIEVNDNPNLDADYEDAIDGDTIYEDIIRFFLRRIEEEAEAPRRPASATAARARGRARTRTGAGRSRAGTAAAGAADGDTSDVQGAVATLEAERYDSNGMSARAEPPRASDAAAASKRGRSAVSGQSGTGGGAVASSGGSGGARRPADARREAPQYQLFEVAGLELEYPTVDEDLDVVALVEPAFRAIAGRGTSDIELDRVGFSNEIADHVFEVKTLEPVRSLRDADEAIVSGIRRFSEVLQQEWGARLLPTAMHPWFDPQDGRLWTRSGLRIYTTYAQIFDIRTHGWMNVHATHLNLPFGSERETMAMHTAAAMLVPYLPAIAASSPVHDGRLQSFVDGRLGWILQHQSRIPETCGRIVPEYVDSFAGYRRDILHPMYAALDRFPHSSSIRHEFLNSRGAVLRFARRALEVRVIDTQECVRMDVAIAVFTRAALRQLTTEVLAGTITPPPSDTLVADFHECVRDGSRALVRAPHITGITDGPGVGVTTVLRSLLERSYAAVEEGDSGYLPLIEQIIAQGTLSERIRARLEPHAESETALRRALREVYRELADCLLSNEPWQGRSLTVTPTP; encoded by the coding sequence TTGAGCCGAAGACGTGTGCTCGTCGTCGTCACCGAACGAGGTGATGCCGACGGCGTTCCGGATGCGCTGGTGACGACTGCGCAGGGCTACATCGAGGCGGGCGAAACGGCCGCCGACCCCAATACCCTCATCATCAACCTGTGTCGCACTCTCGGCTATGGCAGCGACGGCTATTACGTGTCGCTGCTGGCGGACGCGCGCGGACAGCAGGTCCTGCCGCGGCTGGAGACCAGTGCCGGCCTGGCCGAGCCGTATTCGCGCTTCCGTGCGCTCCAGGAGGCAGGCATCGCCACGCTCGATGCCGGCGAGATGGCCGTGCGCTGGCGGCGCGCCGGTATTTCGTGGGACGAGGACAGCGATGCCGCGGCGGAAGGGTTCGGCCCGCTGCCGCTCATCCGCGAGAACGGCCACTGCCGCCCGGCCGGCGATGACGAGGTCGAGGACATCATCGCGTGCATCGGCACGACGCCGGACCCGCGGTTCCAGGCGATCGCCGCAGGCGTGTACCGCGTCTGGCCGGCACCGCTGCTCCGCATACGCGTGGTGCGCGAGCAGTCGCTGTGGAAGGTCGCGGGCGTGATGCCCGCGTCGCCGGACACGCTCGACGACGAGCAGCGCCGGCAGCTCGTGGACGCGGTGACCGGCGACGTGCCGGCACTCCGGCGTGGCGGGACGGTGGAGCGGGATACGATCCGCGCCTCGATCGCCGTGCTGCTCGACCCGGCCGACCCGTTCACGGCATCGAGCACGGAGACGATCGACCGCCTGGAGCAGGTCGCGGCCACGATGAACGTGCACGTCGCACGTATCGACGCGTCGGAGCTGAGGCGACTGCCGGAATACGACGCACTGTTCATCCGGTCGCTCACGGGTGTCACGCTCCCATCGTTTCAGTTCGCACTGCGCGCGGAAGCGCTCGATATGCCCGTGATCGACGATTCGCAGTCGATCATCCGGTGCGGCAACAAGGTTTTCCTCGAGGAGCTGTTGCGGCGCGAGGGTCTGCCGCTGCCGAAGACGCGCATCATCACGCAGCACTCGCCGTGGTCGATGCTCGAGGAGCTCGGCCTGCCGTTCGTCATCAAGTCGCCCGACGGCTCGTTCTCGGCCGGTGTTCACAAGATTGCGACACGCGAGGATTACGAGCAGCGCGCGGGTGAGCTGCTCGCGCACTCGCCGCTGCTGATCGCGCAGGAGTGGCTGCCCACCGGCTTCGACTGGCGCATCACGGTGCTCGACGGCCAGCTCCTGTTTGCCGCACGCTACTACATGGCGCGCGACCACTGGCAGATCCGCACGGAGGAGGGCGGCGTCGAGCGGTATGGCAAGGTGGAAGCCGTCGCCCGTGATGAGGCACCCGCCGCCATCGTCGATGTCGCACTGCGCGCCGCTCGCCTCATCGGCCGCGGCATATATGGCGTCGACCTGAAGGAGACAGCGAACGGACCCGTCGTCATCGAGGTGAACGACAACCCGAATCTCGACGCTGACTACGAGGACGCCATCGACGGCGACACCATCTACGAGGACATCATCCGGTTCTTCCTGCGTCGCATCGAAGAGGAGGCGGAAGCGCCGAGGCGCCCGGCATCGGCAACGGCCGCACGTGCACGCGGCCGCGCACGGACGCGAACCGGCGCGGGCCGGTCCCGTGCCGGCACGGCTGCAGCGGGAGCGGCGGACGGAGACACGTCGGACGTGCAAGGCGCCGTCGCTACCCTCGAAGCCGAGCGGTACGACAGCAATGGCATGTCAGCGCGCGCAGAACCGCCGCGCGCGTCGGACGCGGCGGCCGCGTCGAAACGTGGACGGTCCGCCGTCAGTGGTCAGTCCGGCACGGGTGGCGGTGCCGTTGCAAGCAGCGGGGGCAGCGGCGGTGCACGGCGGCCGGCGGACGCGCGCCGCGAAGCGCCTCAGTACCAGCTGTTCGAGGTCGCGGGCCTGGAGCTGGAGTATCCGACGGTCGACGAGGACCTCGATGTGGTTGCGCTGGTGGAGCCCGCGTTTCGGGCAATTGCGGGTCGCGGCACCAGCGACATCGAGCTCGACCGCGTCGGGTTCTCGAACGAGATTGCCGATCACGTGTTCGAGGTGAAGACGCTGGAGCCGGTGCGCTCGCTGCGCGATGCGGACGAGGCGATCGTCAGCGGGATCCGGCGCTTCTCGGAGGTGCTCCAGCAGGAATGGGGCGCCCGCCTGCTCCCCACTGCAATGCATCCGTGGTTCGATCCGCAGGACGGTCGCCTGTGGACGCGCTCGGGCCTGCGCATCTATACGACTTACGCGCAGATCTTCGACATCCGGACGCACGGCTGGATGAACGTGCATGCAACGCATCTCAACCTGCCGTTCGGCAGTGAGCGCGAGACAATGGCCATGCATACGGCGGCGGCCATGCTCGTTCCCTATCTGCCAGCGATAGCCGCGAGCTCACCCGTTCATGATGGCCGGCTCCAGTCGTTCGTCGATGGCCGGCTCGGCTGGATTCTCCAGCACCAGTCGCGGATCCCGGAGACCTGCGGGCGGATCGTGCCGGAGTACGTCGACAGCTTTGCCGGATACCGACGCGACATCCTGCATCCGATGTACGCCGCGCTCGACCGGTTCCCGCACTCATCGTCGATCCGGCACGAGTTTCTGAACAGCCGCGGCGCGGTCCTGCGGTTCGCACGGCGCGCGCTGGAGGTGCGCGTGATCGACACGCAGGAGTGCGTCCGCATGGATGTCGCGATCGCCGTGTTCACGCGTGCGGCGCTGCGTCAGCTGACCACCGAGGTGCTGGCCGGCACCATCACGCCACCGCCCTCCGACACGCTCGTTGCGGACTTCCACGAGTGCGTACGCGACGGCAGCCGCGCCCTCGTGCGTGCGCCGCATATCACGGGCATCACGGACGGCCCCGGCGTCGGTGTCACGACCGTGCTGCGCAGTCTGCTCGAGCGGTCCTATGCCGCAGTGGAGGAAGGCGACAGCGGCTATCTGCCGCTCATCGAGCAGATCATCGCGCAGGGTACACTGTCGGAGCGGATCCGGGCTCGACTCGAGCCGCACGCCGAGTCCGAGACGGCGCTCCGTCGCGCGCTGCGCGAAGTCTATCGCGAGCTGGCCGACTGCCTGCTGAGCAATGAGCCGTGGCAGGGTCGGAGCCTGACCGTCACCCCGACTCCATGA